The nucleotide window GCCATTGTCATTACTTTGCCCGTTGAACCTGGCTCATAGACTTCTTGCACTGAGTAATTTCGCATTAGATTCAGTGAAACGTTCTTGGTGTTATTTGGATTAAAAGTTGGCGCTGTTGCGTGGGCCAGAATGTGTCCTGTCTTTGGATCCATGACAATGACAGTTCCACTTAATGCATTGGATTTTCGAACTGCATCTGAAATCGCCTTTGATGCCACCCACTGCACATCACGATCAATTGTCAGACGAATACTTGTTCCCTTTTGAGCCGAAACAATCTCTGATTGTGATCCGGGTATTTCAGCTCCTGCAGCGCCAGCGTATGAATAGCGCCCAGTGGTTCCTGAAATCATTGAATTCATACTTGATTCAAGTCCCGTTGCACCAATGCCATCGTTTCGAACAAAGCCGATCAGCGATGCCAACAATGAACCAGATGGGTAATCGCGTATATATCCACGCTCTGCAAAGAAGCCGATAATTCGTTGATTAATCTCAGCTGGTTCTAGTGCCGCATTATGAGTTGCCATTGCATCGATTAGTGCTCGCCAAATGGCAGGTTGGGCATTTGGCAAGACCATGCTGTATTTAAGTTTTCCAGTAATTGCAGCTTGTACTTCTGTCACTGGAAGTTTAAGAATTGGTGCGGCAAATGCTGCAACTCGAGCAGGATCTGAAATCTGAGTTTGATCCACAACGATATTGATTGCAGAAACGCTTCTGGCAAATGTCACGCCATTGATATCTGTGATGTCTCCACGCTTGGCAGGAATAGATCGTGTGTTTTGCATTTCATCTACTGCGCGGATCTTGTAATCCCCGGCTTGAATGATTTGCACTTGAACCAACCGAATTGCAAAAAGAAGCATGAATGAGAGTGCAAAAATAGTAAGTATTACTAGACGCTTTTTTGCTAAATTTAAATTACCCACGTGGCACATCCAGATTCAAAAATGTTGGTGTCTCAGATGGCTTCATGCCCAGTTTTTTCGCCTCATGGGCCAAGACCGCAGGAGATGAGACTCGTTCGATTTCATGTGAAACTGCTTCAAATTGATCACTAGATAATTTCAAGTCAGCCTGGAGCTTTGATAATTCAAAGGCATCTTGTGCCAATAAAGTATTAATAAATAACAGTGCCATAAGAAATGAGGAACCAAGGGCTGTAATAAATAAGGCAAAGAATCTGCGATCTGCTTGTTTACCAGCAGATGCATCGGCGACAATTCGAAGGGCTGCGCGAGTAGATCTTTGGGCAACGCGTGAAGTTGTTTTAGATATTGCCGGAGCAAGGGATGTCATCGCCATTTACGCAGCCACCCTTTCGATTGCACGTAATCGAACTGATGCGGCCCGAGAGTTTTCTTCAACTTCTTTATCCGTTGGGCTCTGACTGCCATTAAAAACAAGAGTGAACTTTGCGGCTAACTCTGCAATTTCAACTGGAAGTCCTTGTGGTGTTCCAGATGTTGTGGCTTCTTGGAAAAAGTTCTTAACAATTCGATCTTCCAGTGATTGAAATGACATCACCACAAGACGGGCGTGAACGTCTAGAAGATCTAGTGCTTGTGGGATTGCTCGAGTAATCGCACCGAGTTCATCATTGGTCTCGATGCGAAGTGCTTGAAAGGTTCGCTTGGCTGGATTTCCACCGGTGCGACGAGTGGCAGCTGGAATGGCGTTTTTTACTAGCGTTGCTAAGTGCGATGTTGAATTAAGCGGAGCCTTTTCGCGCTCTTTAACAATTGATTCAACGATACGAGTAGCAAATTTTTCTTCGCCGTATGTGCGCAGTATTCGCACCAATTCACCTGGTGCATAAGAGTTAACTATGTCAGCAGCGCTCTTGCCCTGACTCTTATCCATTCGCATATCAAGGGCTGCATCGTGGGCATATGAAAATCCGCGTTCGGCAGTATCTAATTGAAGTGATGAGACACCTAGATCAAAGAGGATTCCTTGAACATGTGAGTAGCCATGCTTCTGGGCAACATCTGCAATCGCATCAAAAATACCGTGATGCGAAATGAATCTGGCACCAAATTGCGAGAGTCTTGCACTTGCTAATTCAAGAGCCTGTTCATCGCGATCAATTCCGATGACCACAAGATGTGGAAATTTTTCAAGTAGAGCTTCTGTGTGACCACCCAAACCAAGTGTTGCATCGATTACTACAGGCTTTGCATGGGCAACAATTGCAGGAGAGAGTAAGTTGATACATTCATCGCGCATGACAGATACATGGTGCGCATTACTTGCTTGAATCATCTTCTCCCCCTTCAG belongs to Candidatus Planktophila limnetica and includes:
- a CDS encoding peptidoglycan D,D-transpeptidase FtsI family protein — its product is MGNLNLAKKRLVILTIFALSFMLLFAIRLVQVQIIQAGDYKIRAVDEMQNTRSIPAKRGDITDINGVTFARSVSAINIVVDQTQISDPARVAAFAAPILKLPVTEVQAAITGKLKYSMVLPNAQPAIWRALIDAMATHNAALEPAEINQRIIGFFAERGYIRDYPSGSLLASLIGFVRNDGIGATGLESSMNSMISGTTGRYSYAGAAGAEIPGSQSEIVSAQKGTSIRLTIDRDVQWVASKAISDAVRKSNALSGTVIVMDPKTGHILAHATAPTFNPNNTKNVSLNLMRNYSVQEVYEPGSTGKVMTMAAALEEKKITPTTVFSVPYSLKRSDATFHDHERHPTQKLTATGILAVSSNTGSIKIGETLSNDTLHDYLSKFGIGQKTGSGLPGESSGILHPVKSWSGTSAPTIAFGHGYSVTAMQATSVFATIANDGVRVSPTVIAGTSDASGNFTPAQSRTTEKVLSPETAAQLRLMMESVVSGNGTAPTAAIPGYRVAGKTGTAERYNDSCRCYSGYTASFIGFAPADKPAYVISVTIQNPQGMHWGGALGGPVFKEVMSFVLQSRHISPTQTNMKPVALTQAALNKSNKFVSKASGQ
- the rsmH gene encoding 16S rRNA (cytosine(1402)-N(4))-methyltransferase RsmH; this translates as MIQASNAHHVSVMRDECINLLSPAIVAHAKPVVIDATLGLGGHTEALLEKFPHLVVIGIDRDEQALELASARLSQFGARFISHHGIFDAIADVAQKHGYSHVQGILFDLGVSSLQLDTAERGFSYAHDAALDMRMDKSQGKSAADIVNSYAPGELVRILRTYGEEKFATRIVESIVKEREKAPLNSTSHLATLVKNAIPAATRRTGGNPAKRTFQALRIETNDELGAITRAIPQALDLLDVHARLVVMSFQSLEDRIVKNFFQEATTSGTPQGLPVEIAELAAKFTLVFNGSQSPTDKEVEENSRAASVRLRAIERVAA